One Microplitis demolitor isolate Queensland-Clemson2020A chromosome 2, iyMicDemo2.1a, whole genome shotgun sequence DNA segment encodes these proteins:
- the LOC103569870 gene encoding histone H3, protein MARTKQTARKSTGGKAPRKQLATKAARKSAPATGGVKKPHRYRPGTVALREIRRYQKSTELLIRKLPFQRLVREIAQDFKTDLRFQSSAVMALQEASEAYLVGLFEDTNLCAIHAKRVTIMPKDIQLARRIRGERA, encoded by the coding sequence ATGGCTCGTACTAAGCAAACTGCGCGTAAGTCGACTGGTGGAAAGGCTCCGCGTAAACAACTGGCTACCAAAGCCGCCCGTAAGAGCGCGCCAGCCACTGGTGGTGTCAAGAAGCCACATCGTTACCGTCCTGGAACAGTCGCTCTTCGTGAAATCCGTCGTTACCAGAAAAGCACGGAGCTCCTCATCCGTAAATTACCATTCCAACGTCTGGTTCGTGAAATTGCTCAGGACTTCAAAACTGATCTCCGATTCCAGAGCTCAGCCGTGATGGCTCTCCAGGAAGCCAGCGAGGCCTATCTCGTTGGTCTTTTCGAAGACACCAATCTCTGTGCCATCCATGCCAAGCGTGTTACCATCATGCCCAAGGACATCCAATTGGCTCGTCGTATTCGAGGAGAACGTGCTTGA
- the LOC103569871 gene encoding histone H4, translated as MTGRGKGGKGLGKGGAKRHRKVLRDNIQGITKPAIRRLARRGGVKRISGLIYEETRGVLKVFLENVIRDAVTYTEHAKRKTVTAMDVVYALKRQGRTLYGFGG; from the coding sequence ATGACTGGTCGTGGTAAGGGAGGAAAAGGATTGGGAAAAGGAGGAGCCAAGCGCCATCGTAAAGTTCTTCGTGATAACATCCAAGGTATTACTAAACCAGCTATCCGTCGTCTGGCTCGTCGTGGTGGAGTCAAACGTATCTCCGGTCTGATCTACGAAGAAACCCGTGGAGTTCTCAAGGTCTTTCTTGAAAACGTTATTCGTGACGCAGTTACTTACACCGAGCACGCCAAGCGTAAGACTGTCACCGCCATGGACGTTGTCTACGCTCTGAAACGTCAAGGCCGTACTCTTTATGGTTTTGGAGGTTAA